The following are encoded together in the Sphingomicrobium clamense genome:
- a CDS encoding MmcB family DNA repair protein: MTQCLDDSPPIALDVARGVTRLLARSATYVMCEVPLPNHRRADLMGLEKKGGIVIVEIKVSKADLTSDAKWRDYLDYCDRFYWAVPPDLAAICDSEDYLPERAGLIVADRYDAAIAREATEIKLAAARRKAETLRLARRGALRLASQLDPALGEGH; this comes from the coding sequence ATGACCCAATGCCTGGATGATTCGCCGCCGATTGCGCTCGATGTCGCGCGCGGCGTGACGCGCCTGCTGGCCCGCAGCGCGACCTACGTGATGTGCGAAGTCCCGCTTCCGAACCACCGTCGCGCCGACCTGATGGGGCTGGAGAAGAAAGGCGGGATCGTGATCGTGGAGATCAAGGTCTCCAAGGCCGACCTGACGAGCGACGCCAAGTGGCGCGACTATCTCGACTATTGCGATCGCTTCTACTGGGCGGTGCCGCCCGATCTGGCCGCGATCTGCGACAGCGAGGATTATCTGCCCGAGCGTGCCGGGCTGATCGTCGCCGACCGTTACGACGCGGCGATCGCGCGCGAGGCGACCGAGATCAAGCTGGCGGCGGCGCGGCGCAAGGCGGAGACGCTGCGGCTGGCACGGCGCGGCGCGTTACGACTGGCAAGCCAGCTCGACCCCGCGCTGGGCGAAGGCCACTAG
- a CDS encoding cell wall hydrolase — protein MKTMLRTALFMAAAVSTTQVAPAKAGPDLEPVAMEGSVLMPSTVATDIILDGPITDPIEIDTVSLLADEALEVAAEEAAPTLPANLSGLVAHFAGTSPRDSEMECLARAIYFEARGESLEGQLAVAEVIANRAESRRWPSTYCGVVKQRKQFSFVKNGRIPEPRRNTTAWKRAVGIARIVEGEHHESSVSDALFFHARYVNPGWRLTRIGTVGNHIFYQ, from the coding sequence ATGAAAACGATGTTGCGCACTGCGCTATTCATGGCGGCAGCGGTGTCCACCACGCAGGTGGCACCCGCGAAGGCTGGACCGGACCTCGAGCCGGTTGCGATGGAAGGATCGGTGCTGATGCCGTCCACCGTCGCGACCGACATCATCCTCGACGGTCCGATCACCGACCCGATCGAAATCGATACGGTCAGCCTGCTCGCCGACGAAGCGCTCGAAGTGGCGGCCGAAGAAGCTGCCCCGACCCTGCCCGCTAACCTGTCGGGCCTGGTCGCGCATTTTGCCGGCACCAGCCCGCGCGATTCGGAGATGGAGTGCCTGGCGCGCGCCATCTATTTCGAAGCGCGCGGTGAAAGCCTCGAAGGCCAGCTGGCCGTGGCCGAAGTGATCGCCAACCGCGCCGAGAGCCGTCGTTGGCCGTCGACCTATTGCGGGGTGGTCAAGCAGCGCAAGCAGTTCAGCTTCGTCAAGAACGGTCGCATCCCCGAACCGCGCCGCAACACGACCGCGTGGAAGCGCGCCGTGGGGATCGCGCGGATCGTCGAGGGCGAGCATCACGAATCGAGCGTGTCCGACGCCCTCTTCTTCCACGCTCGCTACGTCAATCCGGGCTGGCGCCTGACGCGCATCGGCACCGTGGGCAATCACATCTTCTACCAGTAG
- a CDS encoding DUF1491 family protein, whose amino-acid sequence MRPRDGDVHALAHRALRARGVPAAVNERLAAGVEAKALMRRIMAEGGFATVLRKGDEERGSLLLVIAEKGRHFTCLERQLQVSGAYEWSETGPGSESEMAEISQFLEKKRRNDPDLWLIELDIANGKRFVAEMTEFP is encoded by the coding sequence ATGCGGCCGCGGGACGGGGACGTTCATGCGCTCGCACATCGCGCTCTCCGGGCTCGAGGGGTACCAGCTGCCGTGAACGAGCGGCTCGCCGCCGGAGTCGAGGCCAAGGCGCTAATGCGGCGGATCATGGCCGAGGGCGGCTTCGCGACGGTGCTGCGAAAGGGCGACGAGGAGCGCGGGTCGCTGCTGCTGGTGATTGCCGAAAAAGGACGCCATTTCACCTGCTTGGAGCGTCAATTGCAGGTCAGCGGTGCTTACGAATGGTCCGAAACGGGCCCGGGTTCCGAATCTGAAATGGCGGAAATCAGCCAATTCCTCGAAAAGAAGCGGCGAAACGATCCGGATTTATGGTTAATCGAGCTGGATATCGCAAACGGGAAACGGTTCGTCGCTGAAATGACCGAATTTCCTTGA
- a CDS encoding PaaI family thioesterase encodes MLPDPSTEGPTGAQAHCRALEALYAAAPIQQQFKSRLELPEPGVSRIHFEVDPAFFHAAGAAHGSVYFKMLDDAAFFAANGLVTDRFLLTTAFNLLFTRPMREGPAVAEGRWVSGKRRVLVADARIIDAEGEECGRGTGTFMRSHIALSGLEGYQLP; translated from the coding sequence ATGCTGCCTGATCCGTCGACCGAGGGGCCGACCGGGGCACAGGCGCATTGCCGGGCGCTCGAAGCGCTCTACGCCGCAGCGCCGATCCAGCAGCAGTTCAAGAGCCGGCTGGAGCTTCCCGAGCCTGGCGTGAGCCGGATCCATTTCGAAGTCGATCCCGCCTTTTTCCACGCGGCAGGTGCTGCGCACGGGTCGGTCTATTTCAAGATGCTCGACGATGCGGCCTTCTTCGCCGCCAACGGACTGGTAACCGACCGCTTCCTGCTGACCACTGCGTTCAACCTGCTGTTCACGCGCCCGATGCGCGAAGGGCCGGCGGTGGCCGAAGGGCGCTGGGTCAGTGGCAAGCGCCGCGTGCTGGTCGCCGACGCGCGGATCATTGACGCCGAGGGCGAGGAATGCGGCCGCGGGACGGGGACGTTCATGCGCTCGCACATCGCGCTCTCCGGGCTCGAGGGGTACCAGCTGCCGTGA
- a CDS encoding PTS sugar transporter subunit IIA, with protein sequence MNLSEFIDFSSIRTKLSAASKRQLLQMLGQVASQKLGLEPGIVVDSILEREKLGSTGFGGGVAIPHGKVEGLSHVYGLVARLDEPVDFDAIDKMPVDVVFLLLSPPDAGADHLRALAAVSRLVRDAGTVEKMRGARDRDALAAVLMSADEVHAA encoded by the coding sequence ATGAATCTGAGCGAATTCATCGACTTTTCGTCGATCCGAACCAAGCTGTCGGCTGCAAGCAAGCGGCAGCTTCTGCAAATGCTGGGCCAGGTTGCGAGTCAGAAACTCGGGCTCGAGCCGGGCATCGTCGTCGATTCGATCCTCGAGCGCGAGAAGCTGGGTTCGACCGGTTTCGGCGGTGGCGTGGCCATTCCGCACGGCAAGGTCGAGGGGTTGAGCCATGTCTACGGACTGGTCGCCCGGCTCGACGAACCGGTCGATTTCGACGCGATCGACAAGATGCCCGTCGACGTCGTCTTCCTGCTTTTGTCGCCGCCCGATGCGGGCGCAGACCATCTGCGTGCGCTGGCCGCGGTCAGCCGGCTGGTCCGCGACGCAGGGACGGTCGAGAAGATGCGCGGCGCGCGCGATCGCGACGCGCTGGCCGCCGTGCTGATGAGCGCCGACGAGGTGCATGCTGCCTGA
- the hpf gene encoding ribosome hibernation-promoting factor, HPF/YfiA family has protein sequence MDIRVAGHQVDTGEALQAHVSSRIEGMADKYFSRSVGANVTFGRGPHDDFTCDIVAPVNQGIVLKASNRAGDAHVAFDGAADKIERQLKRYVERLRERRHTPEPDNDSYDAGYTVFAPPPEEAPSPEYPAVVAETRVDIPTASVGDAVMMLDLRNTNALMFRNVKTDQFNMVYRRDDGTIGWVEPNG, from the coding sequence ATGGATATCCGTGTCGCGGGTCATCAGGTAGATACTGGTGAGGCCCTCCAAGCCCATGTCTCGAGCCGCATCGAGGGGATGGCCGACAAATATTTCTCGCGCAGTGTGGGCGCCAACGTGACGTTCGGACGCGGCCCCCATGACGACTTCACCTGCGACATCGTCGCGCCCGTCAACCAGGGCATCGTGCTCAAGGCCTCGAACCGCGCCGGCGACGCGCATGTCGCCTTCGACGGCGCCGCGGACAAGATCGAACGCCAGCTCAAACGCTATGTCGAGCGACTGCGCGAGCGGCGCCATACCCCCGAACCCGACAATGACAGCTATGACGCGGGCTATACCGTGTTCGCGCCGCCGCCCGAGGAAGCGCCGAGCCCCGAATATCCGGCCGTGGTGGCGGAGACGCGGGTCGACATTCCGACCGCCAGCGTGGGCGATGCGGTGATGATGCTCGACCTGCGCAACACCAACGCCCTGATGTTCCGCAACGTGAAGACCGACCAGTTCAACATGGTCTATCGACGCGACGACGGGACGATCGGTTGGGTCGAACCGAACGGGTGA
- the dnaQ gene encoding DNA polymerase III subunit epsilon gives MREIVFDTETTGLSPGGDRIVEIGCVELENRVETGRTYHCYFNPERDMPSEAEAVHGLSSAFLSDKPLFADKALELIEFLGDAKLVAHNASFDFGFLNFELEKAGHECVCMTRMIDTLPMARTKHPGAKHSLDALCTRYGVDRSARVKHGALLDAELLTQVYIELTGGRQIGLGIEVSDTSTVAVAAGIEDAPAPRKVRPARPHAPSAEELAAHRAFIEKMEDPLWSKVA, from the coding sequence ATGCGCGAAATCGTGTTCGATACCGAAACCACGGGCCTGTCGCCCGGGGGCGACCGCATTGTCGAGATTGGCTGCGTGGAGCTCGAGAACCGGGTCGAGACCGGCCGTACCTATCACTGTTATTTCAACCCCGAGCGCGACATGCCGAGCGAGGCGGAGGCGGTGCACGGCCTCTCGAGCGCCTTCCTGTCCGACAAGCCGCTGTTCGCCGACAAGGCGCTCGAGCTGATCGAATTCCTGGGCGATGCGAAGCTGGTCGCGCACAATGCCTCGTTCGACTTCGGCTTCCTCAATTTCGAGCTCGAAAAAGCGGGTCACGAATGCGTCTGCATGACGCGCATGATCGACACGCTGCCGATGGCGCGGACCAAGCATCCGGGCGCCAAGCATAGCCTCGACGCCTTGTGCACGCGGTACGGCGTTGACCGTTCGGCGCGCGTCAAACATGGCGCGCTGCTCGACGCCGAACTGCTGACCCAAGTCTATATCGAACTGACCGGCGGACGGCAGATCGGGCTGGGCATCGAGGTCTCGGATACCTCGACCGTCGCGGTCGCGGCAGGCATCGAGGATGCGCCCGCACCGCGCAAGGTGCGCCCGGCACGGCCGCATGCGCCTAGTGCTGAGGAACTGGCGGCGCATCGTGCGTTTATCGAAAAGATGGAAGACCCCTTGTGGAGCAAGGTGGCCTAA
- the coaE gene encoding dephospho-CoA kinase (Dephospho-CoA kinase (CoaE) performs the final step in coenzyme A biosynthesis.) — MKTLAITGSIGMGKSTVAKMFAEAGIPTFDADATVRELQGQGGKLVPVIEQEFPGSTRDGKVDRDVLSGMVLGDRDKLAKLEAIVHPAVHHERTRFILENGDAQALLFDIPLLFETNGAENFDHVIVVSAPPEMQRERVLGRDGMTVEKYERILARQMPDEEKRERADFIVDTSGDLDETRAQVDRILSCLGLARGA, encoded by the coding sequence ATGAAGACGCTCGCCATCACCGGCTCGATCGGCATGGGCAAGTCGACCGTGGCAAAAATGTTCGCCGAGGCGGGCATCCCGACCTTCGACGCCGACGCGACCGTGCGCGAATTGCAGGGACAAGGCGGCAAGCTCGTGCCCGTGATCGAGCAGGAATTTCCGGGCTCGACCCGTGACGGCAAAGTCGATCGCGACGTGCTGTCGGGCATGGTGCTGGGCGACCGCGACAAGCTGGCCAAGCTCGAGGCGATCGTCCATCCCGCGGTGCATCACGAACGCACCCGCTTTATCCTGGAAAATGGCGACGCGCAGGCGTTGCTGTTCGACATCCCGCTCCTGTTCGAGACCAATGGCGCGGAGAACTTCGACCATGTCATCGTCGTGTCGGCGCCGCCCGAGATGCAGCGCGAACGCGTGCTGGGTCGCGACGGGATGACGGTCGAGAAATATGAGCGGATCCTGGCGCGGCAGATGCCCGACGAGGAGAAACGCGAACGCGCGGACTTCATCGTCGACACCAGCGGCGATCTGGACGAAACCCGCGCCCAGGTGGACCGGATCCTCTCTTGCCTCGGGCTCGCGAGAGGCGCATAA
- a CDS encoding shikimate dehydrogenase family protein, with protein sequence MSKATPYAEVIGDPIDGSRSPEIHKFWIKKMGMKADYRPQQVARAGLKSYLAERRKDKAWQGCNVTMPLKLDAIGAADRATDLAVAAGAANMLVHDEGTLVAGNSDVGAIVMLLKQLHDKGRAMDRVTLLGNGGAARAVLVAARTVGLTPAIRMQARDLTTATKLAVEFGLRKGPRPIDSPITGDGIINATPLGMKGFPENPASVEGLSDKGWVFDLVTSPPETALLKAARERGLETVDGLSMLVEQAATSFALFFGEEPPRQHDDALFAMLRS encoded by the coding sequence ATGAGCAAAGCGACCCCCTATGCCGAGGTGATCGGCGACCCCATCGACGGCAGCCGATCGCCCGAGATTCACAAATTCTGGATCAAGAAGATGGGCATGAAGGCCGACTATCGCCCGCAGCAGGTCGCGCGCGCGGGGCTGAAAAGTTATTTGGCCGAGCGGCGCAAGGACAAGGCCTGGCAGGGGTGCAATGTCACCATGCCGCTGAAGCTCGATGCGATCGGCGCAGCCGACCGCGCGACCGACCTCGCGGTGGCGGCGGGCGCGGCCAACATGCTGGTCCATGACGAGGGCACGCTGGTGGCGGGCAATAGCGATGTCGGCGCGATTGTGATGTTGTTGAAGCAACTGCACGACAAGGGCCGCGCGATGGATCGGGTGACGCTGCTCGGCAATGGCGGCGCGGCGCGTGCGGTGCTGGTCGCGGCGCGGACCGTCGGGCTGACGCCCGCGATCCGGATGCAGGCGCGCGACCTGACCACCGCGACCAAGCTGGCGGTCGAATTCGGCCTGCGCAAAGGGCCGCGACCGATCGACAGTCCGATCACGGGCGACGGGATCATCAACGCCACGCCGCTGGGCATGAAGGGCTTTCCGGAGAACCCCGCGAGCGTCGAGGGGCTCTCCGACAAAGGCTGGGTGTTCGATCTCGTGACCTCGCCCCCCGAAACCGCGTTGCTCAAGGCGGCGCGCGAGCGCGGGCTGGAGACGGTCGACGGATTGTCGATGCTGGTCGAGCAGGCCGCGACCAGCTTCGCATTGTTTTTCGGCGAAGAACCGCCGCGCCAGCATGACGATGCGCTTTTTGCTATGCTGAGGTCATGA
- a CDS encoding Maf family protein, whose protein sequence is MGLILGSSSPIRRTMLDQAGVDYEVVKPDCDEDAVKRTHDGGAASLAPTLAKAKALSVAADADDWVIGSDSVVAVDGRLFDKPTDRANAAEHLRVFSGKVMELTSAVALVRDGNVDWCHHETARLHVRVLSDDFIDAYLAAEWPEVSYCVGVFRMEGPGVTLFDKMDGNYFTILGMPLLPLLGALRDRKVIAS, encoded by the coding sequence ATGGGTTTGATCCTCGGTTCCTCCAGTCCGATCCGGCGGACAATGCTCGACCAGGCGGGCGTCGATTACGAGGTCGTGAAGCCCGATTGCGACGAGGATGCGGTCAAGCGAACGCATGATGGCGGGGCGGCAAGCCTGGCCCCGACATTGGCGAAAGCCAAGGCGCTGTCGGTTGCGGCCGATGCCGACGATTGGGTGATCGGCAGCGATAGCGTGGTGGCGGTTGACGGGCGCCTGTTCGACAAGCCGACCGACCGCGCCAACGCCGCCGAGCATCTGCGCGTCTTCTCGGGCAAGGTCATGGAGCTGACCAGCGCGGTGGCATTGGTACGGGACGGAAATGTCGACTGGTGCCATCACGAGACGGCGCGGCTGCACGTGCGCGTGTTGAGCGACGACTTTATCGACGCCTATCTCGCTGCCGAGTGGCCCGAAGTGTCTTATTGCGTCGGTGTGTTCCGGATGGAGGGGCCGGGTGTCACCTTGTTCGACAAAATGGACGGCAATTATTTCACGATCCTCGGTATGCCGCTTCTGCCCTTGCTTGGCGCCCTGCGAGACCGCAAGGTCATCGCGTCATGA
- the hemE gene encoding uroporphyrinogen decarboxylase, which produces MAPLSSEKPLLAVLRGTRMDPPPVWLMRQAGRYLPEYRELRAKMGGFLDMAYDAEAAAEITMQPIRRFGFDGAILFSDILIVPHAIGQDLTFVAGEGPRLSPPLTDARLEDFTPTPHHLEAIYATVRAVKAQLDPSTTFLGFAGSPWTVATYMVAGHGTKDQHPARIMAYAEEDRFAQLIARIEEVTVDYLSGQIEAGVDAVQLFDSWAGSLSPAQFERWVIQPNARIVAALKARHPDTPVIGFPKGAGAKLVDYASRTGIDAVGIDETIDPVWANAALPAGMPVQGNLDPMALLAGGSALSEAVEAIRTAFADRPHIFNLGHGIDKTTPIAHVEDLLAQLRG; this is translated from the coding sequence GTGGCCCCTCTCTCGTCCGAAAAACCCCTTCTGGCCGTCCTTCGCGGCACGCGCATGGACCCGCCTCCGGTCTGGTTGATGCGTCAGGCCGGGCGTTATCTGCCCGAGTATCGCGAACTGCGCGCCAAAATGGGCGGCTTCCTCGACATGGCCTATGACGCCGAGGCCGCGGCCGAGATCACGATGCAGCCGATCCGCCGCTTCGGCTTCGACGGCGCGATCCTCTTTTCCGATATCCTCATCGTCCCGCACGCGATCGGCCAAGACCTGACCTTCGTCGCCGGCGAAGGCCCGCGCCTCTCGCCCCCGCTGACCGATGCGCGGCTCGAGGACTTCACCCCCACCCCGCACCACCTCGAGGCGATTTACGCCACCGTGCGCGCGGTGAAGGCGCAGCTCGACCCGTCGACCACCTTCCTCGGCTTCGCCGGCTCGCCCTGGACCGTCGCCACCTACATGGTCGCCGGCCACGGCACCAAGGACCAGCACCCCGCGCGCATCATGGCCTACGCCGAAGAAGACCGCTTCGCGCAGCTGATCGCGCGGATCGAAGAGGTCACGGTCGACTATCTCTCGGGCCAGATCGAGGCCGGGGTCGACGCGGTGCAATTGTTCGACAGCTGGGCCGGCAGCCTTTCGCCCGCCCAGTTCGAGCGCTGGGTGATCCAGCCCAATGCGCGCATCGTCGCCGCGCTCAAGGCCCGCCATCCCGATACGCCCGTCATCGGCTTTCCCAAGGGCGCGGGCGCCAAGCTCGTCGACTATGCTTCGCGCACCGGCATCGACGCCGTCGGCATCGACGAGACGATCGATCCCGTCTGGGCCAACGCCGCCCTGCCCGCCGGCATGCCCGTGCAAGGCAATCTCGATCCCATGGCTCTGCTCGCGGGCGGATCGGCGCTCAGCGAGGCCGTGGAGGCCATCAGGACCGCCTTTGCGGACCGACCCCACATCTTCAATCTTGGCCACGGCATCGACAAGACGACCCCGATCGCCCATGTCGAAGATCTGCTCGCGCAACTACGAGGCTAA
- a CDS encoding CopD family protein codes for MIGFLGASYLWVKAAHVTFIIFWIAGLFIVPRYYVHHHETTPGSAEDRAWTERADRARTVILLPALVLSWLLGLALALHIGAFTQGWFHAKLLLVILLSAYHGWVVSFGKKLAAGERPMQGRSLRMINEVPALFTILIVVMVIVRPF; via the coding sequence ATGATCGGCTTTCTCGGCGCATCCTATCTCTGGGTGAAGGCCGCGCACGTCACCTTCATCATCTTCTGGATCGCCGGCCTGTTCATCGTCCCGCGCTATTACGTGCACCATCACGAAACCACGCCGGGCAGCGCCGAGGACCGCGCCTGGACCGAGCGTGCCGACCGCGCGCGCACCGTCATCCTGCTCCCCGCCCTGGTGCTTAGCTGGCTGCTCGGCCTCGCGCTCGCGCTCCATATCGGCGCCTTCACCCAGGGCTGGTTCCACGCCAAGCTCCTGCTGGTCATTCTCCTCTCGGCCTATCACGGCTGGGTCGTCTCGTTCGGCAAGAAGCTCGCGGCGGGCGAACGCCCGATGCAGGGCCGCAGCCTGCGCATGATCAACGAGGTCCCCGCCCTCTTCACGATCCTCATCGTCGTCATGGTGATCGTCCGCCCCTTCTGA
- the rho gene encoding transcription termination factor Rho — translation MHLKDLKETSPAKLVAMAEERGVEAASTLRKQDLMFSILKEEAENGTQIMGMGTIEVLNDGFGFLRSPEANFLAGPDDIYVAPAVVKKFGLRTGDTVEGEIRAPKDGERYFALTKVTQVNFDDPEAVRHRVNFDNLTPLYPDEKLTLDSSDPTEKDKSARVIDIVAPLGKGQRALIVAPPRTGKTVLLQNIAKAITDNHPEVFLLVLLIDERPEEVTDMQRSVKGEVVSSTFDEPASRHVQVAEMVIEKAKRLVEHKKDVVILLDSITRLGRAYNTVVPSSGKVLTGGVDANALQRPKRFFGAARNIEEGGSLSIIATALIDTGSKMDEVIFEEFKGTGNSEIVLDRKVADKRIFPSLDVGKSGTRKEELLVDQATLSKMWVLRRILMQMGTIDAMQFLLDKMKDAKSNEDFFASMNQ, via the coding sequence ATGCATCTCAAAGACTTGAAAGAAACGTCTCCCGCCAAGCTCGTCGCCATGGCCGAAGAGCGCGGTGTCGAGGCCGCTTCCACCCTGCGCAAGCAGGACCTCATGTTCTCGATCCTCAAGGAAGAGGCCGAGAACGGTACGCAGATCATGGGCATGGGCACGATCGAAGTGCTCAATGACGGGTTCGGCTTCCTGCGCTCGCCAGAAGCGAACTTCCTCGCCGGTCCCGACGACATTTATGTCGCCCCCGCGGTGGTCAAGAAGTTCGGCCTGCGCACCGGCGACACGGTCGAAGGCGAGATCCGCGCCCCCAAGGACGGCGAACGCTATTTCGCGCTGACCAAAGTCACGCAGGTCAATTTCGACGATCCCGAGGCGGTCCGCCACCGCGTCAATTTCGACAACCTGACCCCGCTCTATCCGGACGAGAAGCTCACGCTCGACAGCAGCGATCCGACCGAAAAGGACAAGAGCGCCCGCGTCATCGACATCGTCGCCCCGCTCGGCAAGGGCCAGCGCGCGCTGATCGTCGCCCCGCCGCGCACGGGTAAGACCGTGCTGCTGCAGAACATCGCAAAGGCGATCACCGACAACCACCCTGAGGTTTTCCTCCTCGTGCTCCTCATCGACGAGCGCCCCGAGGAAGTCACCGACATGCAGCGCAGTGTGAAGGGCGAGGTCGTCTCCTCGACCTTCGACGAGCCGGCCTCGCGACACGTCCAGGTCGCCGAGATGGTAATCGAAAAGGCCAAGCGCCTCGTCGAGCACAAGAAGGATGTCGTCATCCTCCTCGACTCGATCACCCGTCTCGGCCGCGCCTACAACACGGTCGTGCCCAGCTCGGGCAAGGTACTCACCGGTGGTGTCGACGCCAACGCGCTCCAGCGCCCCAAGCGCTTCTTCGGCGCCGCGCGTAATATCGAGGAAGGCGGCTCGCTTTCGATCATCGCCACCGCGCTGATCGACACCGGCTCCAAGATGGACGAAGTCATCTTCGAAGAGTTTAAGGGCACCGGTAACAGCGAAATCGTCCTCGACCGCAAGGTCGCCGACAAGCGCATCTTCCCCTCGCTCGACGTCGGCAAGTCCGGCACGCGCAAGGAAGAGCTGCTGGTCGACCAGGCCACTCTCTCGAAGATGTGGGTCCTGCGCCGCATCCTCATGCAGATGGGCACCATCGACGCAATGCAGTTCCTCCTCGACAAGATGAAGGACGCCAAGTCCAACGAAGACTTCTTCGCGAGTATGAACCAATAG
- a CDS encoding TerC family protein, with protein sequence MMLIAAVSSEALSLGGPADIWDAIVKDFSNITEPEALVAFGQVLMIDLILAGDNAIIVGALAAGLPADQRRKVIIIGVAAALVLRILFALIVVQLLQIVGLIFAGGLLLLWVAWKMWRELHHLGESPGSPEIEGDESSGVKPMKSFYAAAWAVAVADVSMSLDNVLAVAGAAKDHPGILIVGLILSVALMGVAANIIAKYIERYKWIAYIGLAVILWVAGGMIYDGFVDPNVGVGQLFG encoded by the coding sequence ATGATGCTCATCGCCGCCGTCTCTTCGGAGGCGCTTTCGCTTGGCGGACCTGCCGATATCTGGGACGCCATCGTCAAGGATTTCTCGAACATTACCGAGCCCGAGGCGCTGGTCGCCTTTGGCCAGGTGCTGATGATCGACCTTATCCTCGCGGGTGACAATGCGATCATCGTCGGCGCGCTTGCCGCAGGCCTCCCCGCGGACCAACGCCGCAAGGTCATCATAATCGGTGTCGCCGCAGCGCTCGTGTTGCGTATCCTGTTCGCACTGATTGTCGTCCAGTTGCTCCAGATCGTCGGGTTGATTTTCGCTGGCGGCCTGCTGCTCTTGTGGGTCGCTTGGAAGATGTGGCGCGAACTGCACCATCTCGGCGAAAGCCCGGGCAGCCCCGAGATCGAGGGCGACGAAAGCTCGGGCGTGAAGCCGATGAAGAGCTTCTACGCTGCCGCCTGGGCGGTTGCGGTCGCCGACGTCTCGATGAGCCTCGACAACGTGCTCGCGGTCGCGGGCGCGGCCAAGGACCATCCCGGCATTCTGATCGTCGGCCTGATCCTCTCGGTCGCATTGATGGGCGTCGCCGCCAACATCATCGCCAAATATATCGAGCGCTATAAGTGGATCGCCTATATCGGCCTCGCGGTCATCCTGTGGGTCGCCGGCGGCATGATCTATGACGGCTTCGTCGATCCGAACGTCGGGGTCGGCCAGCTCTTCGGATAG